The Pseudanabaena galeata CCNP1313 genome includes a region encoding these proteins:
- the nth gene encoding endonuclease III: MGIITKRSSKKVRANEILIRLKRLYPDATCSLDYETPVQLLVAVILSAQCTDERVNMVTPKLFAKYPDAIALANADLDELMELVHSTGFYRNKAKNIRSACEMIVRDFEGKVPNTMEKLLKLAGVARKTANVVLAHAYGINAGVTVDTHVKRLTKRLGLTKFEEPIKVERDLMGMLPQRDWENWSIRIIYHGRAVCNARKPACDRCELADLCPSANYQNP, encoded by the coding sequence ATGGGAATTATTACCAAACGTTCATCTAAAAAAGTTCGGGCTAACGAAATCCTGATCCGTCTCAAACGGCTTTATCCCGACGCAACTTGCTCGCTGGATTATGAAACTCCTGTACAGCTATTAGTAGCAGTGATCCTCTCGGCCCAATGCACCGATGAGCGCGTGAATATGGTCACTCCGAAATTATTTGCCAAATATCCTGATGCGATCGCCCTAGCAAACGCCGATCTCGATGAACTCATGGAGTTAGTCCACTCCACAGGCTTTTATCGCAACAAAGCCAAAAACATTAGAAGTGCCTGCGAAATGATTGTGCGTGACTTTGAAGGCAAAGTACCAAATACGATGGAAAAGCTGCTCAAGCTTGCAGGAGTGGCTCGTAAAACTGCCAATGTAGTCTTAGCCCATGCCTATGGGATCAATGCAGGCGTAACCGTTGACACCCATGTAAAGCGACTTACTAAAAGACTAGGACTAACCAAATTTGAAGAGCCTATTAAGGTCGAGCGGGATCTGATGGGAATGCTGCCCCAACGGGACTGGGAAAATTGGTCAATCAGGATTATTTATCATGGACGTGCTGTTTGTAATGCGCGTAAACCTGCTTGCG
- a CDS encoding glycosyltransferase: MTSTINAQERKPKILHLLSDRNVGGIKSTSGSLTNSRLKEKFEFLFLSESEALNNLSTIKPDVVIWHDPCSWRSLWRLLKLRFATKLLIHEHHYSESFEQWKVRSPWRFHLMLRFAYGLAHKVVAISQGQRKWMRSHRLVNPRKLSTIQQCRTLDEFLTLPLKSIDTTLILGAYGRFDQQKGFDTLLRAMQKVQNPQIQLLVGGYGEQEELLKSLAGDDPRIHFLGSISDVPSFLAKCDAIIIPSNWEPWGNVCLESKAAAKAVIVSKVDGLTEQVNDCGVLVPANNPDALAAAIDQVCEMPRSQLESWGLQGRMDVQNSWEEYMTAWEALLSDLCKN, encoded by the coding sequence ATGACATCAACAATAAATGCCCAAGAACGTAAGCCCAAAATTTTGCATCTACTCAGCGATCGCAATGTGGGCGGTATCAAAAGTACCAGTGGTAGCCTCACTAATTCGCGTCTCAAAGAAAAATTTGAGTTTCTCTTTCTCTCCGAAAGTGAAGCCCTCAACAATTTATCGACAATTAAACCTGATGTGGTGATTTGGCATGATCCCTGTTCTTGGCGATCGCTATGGCGATTATTAAAACTCAGGTTCGCGACCAAATTACTCATTCATGAGCATCACTATTCTGAAAGCTTTGAACAGTGGAAAGTGCGATCGCCTTGGCGGTTTCATTTAATGCTGCGTTTTGCCTATGGACTAGCCCATAAAGTTGTCGCAATTTCCCAAGGACAGAGAAAATGGATGCGATCGCATCGCCTTGTAAATCCAAGGAAACTTAGCACTATTCAGCAATGTCGAACTTTAGATGAATTTCTGACCTTACCTCTTAAATCCATTGACACAACTCTGATATTAGGAGCCTATGGTCGATTTGATCAGCAAAAGGGATTTGACACCTTACTGAGAGCAATGCAAAAAGTCCAAAATCCTCAAATCCAATTGCTAGTAGGTGGCTATGGAGAGCAGGAAGAATTGTTGAAATCCTTAGCTGGTGATGATCCACGTATTCATTTTCTGGGTTCTATTTCTGATGTGCCATCTTTTCTCGCAAAATGCGATGCAATCATCATTCCTTCTAATTGGGAACCTTGGGGCAATGTCTGCTTAGAATCTAAAGCCGCAGCCAAAGCGGTAATTGTCTCGAAAGTAGATGGATTAACGGAACAGGTAAATGATTGCGGCGTACTAGTTCCTGCTAATAATCCTGATGCTCTAGCCGCAGCGATCGATCAAGTTTGTGAGATGCCGCGATCGCAACTGGAATCATGGGGCTTACAAGGTCGCATGGATGTGCAGAATTCTTGGGAAGAATATATGACGGCATGGGAGGCGCTGCTATCAGATCTATGCAAAAACTAA
- a CDS encoding glycosyltransferase family 2 protein, which yields MVKVSVIVPVYNVERFIEETVTSVLAQTFHDFELIIVDDQSPDRSIEICEQFNDPRIRIVHQKNRGLAGARNTGIRHAQGEYIALLDSDDLWSPEKLEKHIHHLDSNPKVGISFSRSAFIDEDSNSLGTYQMPKLTDIDAPHLLCRNPIGNGSAPVIRREALEGIKFQDNLYGEVEDFYFDDQFRQSEDIECWIRIAIQTNWQIEGIPEPLTLYRVNPDSLSANMNKQLESWEKVIAKTRTYAPDLLAKWEPLARAYQFRYLARRAIRNKDGKAAVKLVNRALACNWKILIYEPMRSLLTIFAAYLIWLLPRSWYNSIENFALKRTGDSQRKVIAKGNQH from the coding sequence ATGGTCAAAGTATCAGTAATCGTCCCAGTTTATAATGTTGAGCGTTTTATCGAAGAAACAGTTACATCAGTCTTAGCTCAAACATTTCATGATTTTGAATTAATCATTGTTGACGATCAATCACCCGATCGCAGTATCGAGATTTGTGAGCAGTTCAACGATCCGCGCATACGGATTGTCCATCAAAAAAATCGGGGTTTAGCAGGGGCAAGAAATACAGGAATTCGTCATGCTCAAGGCGAATATATTGCCCTGTTAGACAGCGATGATCTCTGGAGTCCTGAAAAACTGGAGAAGCATATTCATCATTTAGACTCCAACCCCAAAGTTGGTATTAGCTTCAGCCGTTCCGCCTTTATTGATGAAGACAGTAATTCTCTCGGCACATACCAAATGCCCAAGCTGACAGATATTGACGCACCACATTTACTCTGTCGTAATCCCATTGGCAACGGTTCCGCCCCTGTAATTCGTCGTGAAGCCCTTGAAGGCATTAAGTTTCAAGACAATCTTTATGGTGAAGTTGAAGACTTCTATTTTGATGATCAATTCCGTCAATCAGAAGATATTGAATGCTGGATTAGAATCGCCATTCAAACCAATTGGCAAATTGAAGGTATTCCCGAACCGCTTACTCTCTATCGTGTGAATCCTGATAGCCTATCTGCCAACATGAATAAGCAACTGGAATCATGGGAAAAAGTGATCGCCAAAACGCGCACCTATGCCCCTGATTTATTAGCAAAGTGGGAACCCCTAGCCCGCGCCTACCAGTTCCGATACCTCGCTCGCCGTGCTATTCGCAATAAAGATGGTAAAGCAGCAGTAAAACTTGTAAATCGCGCCTTGGCATGTAATTGGAAGATTTTAATTTATGAACCAATGCGATCGCTACTAACGATTTTTGCGGCTTATTTAATCTGGTTATTACCGCGCAGTTGGTACAACAGCATCGAGAACTTTGCTCTCAAACGGACAGGTGATAGTCAACGCAAGGTGATCGCTAAGGGTAATCAGCATTAG
- a CDS encoding lipopolysaccharide biosynthesis protein — translation MQKLIQSVIGFIQKKLANRFARNIGWLGLSEILIRISRLAATVVLARWLSEYDYGLAALVLTTNEFVNVFTRNGIFDKLIQAQEEDIEELSQTAYYINWFICGGLFLIQCLIALPMSWIYKDSQVILPICAMGLVYLMLPMGLIQAARSQRENRLHVSALANALQISTDNILTMILAWQGFGMWAIVLPKVIVAPIWVIVHRSNNPWRSTKSFTLHRWQEIIHFGRSILGIQMLATLRNNLDYLIAGHFLGIKALGLYYFAFNAGLGISLSFITAVDAALYPHLCEARSDPAQFRDRYLQSFQSITKVIIPIVLAQVLLAPIYVPLVFGQKWIPAIPILILICLSAIPRPYANAASKALWALDKPSWDLIWNVLFTIIFAIAICIGTIWQITGVAASVMLIHWGAIPIFVMWVKKYITKPNLQEQT, via the coding sequence ATGCAAAAACTAATTCAGTCAGTAATTGGCTTCATTCAGAAAAAACTAGCGAATCGCTTTGCCCGTAATATTGGCTGGTTAGGCTTATCAGAAATTCTTATCCGCATCTCGCGATTGGCTGCTACGGTGGTCTTAGCACGATGGCTGTCGGAATATGACTATGGTTTAGCGGCGCTAGTGCTAACTACCAATGAGTTTGTGAATGTGTTCACGCGCAATGGCATTTTCGATAAGCTAATCCAAGCCCAAGAAGAAGACATTGAAGAGCTATCCCAAACAGCCTATTACATTAATTGGTTTATTTGCGGTGGCTTATTTCTCATTCAATGTCTGATTGCTTTGCCGATGTCATGGATTTATAAGGACAGCCAAGTAATTTTACCGATCTGTGCGATGGGCTTGGTTTATCTGATGCTACCGATGGGACTAATCCAAGCGGCGCGATCGCAGCGTGAAAACCGCCTCCATGTCTCGGCTTTAGCCAATGCTTTACAGATTTCCACCGACAACATTTTGACGATGATTCTGGCTTGGCAAGGCTTTGGAATGTGGGCGATCGTCTTGCCAAAAGTAATCGTTGCCCCAATTTGGGTAATCGTCCATCGCTCCAATAATCCTTGGCGATCAACCAAATCCTTTACGCTCCATCGTTGGCAAGAGATTATCCATTTTGGGCGCAGTATTCTTGGTATCCAAATGCTGGCAACCCTCCGCAATAATCTCGATTATTTAATCGCAGGGCATTTCTTAGGGATTAAAGCCCTTGGTTTATATTACTTTGCCTTCAATGCAGGGCTAGGGATTAGCCTCAGTTTCATTACCGCCGTTGATGCGGCGCTCTATCCGCACCTATGCGAAGCCAGAAGTGACCCTGCACAATTTCGCGATCGCTATCTCCAGAGTTTCCAATCCATCACCAAAGTAATTATTCCCATTGTCTTAGCACAGGTATTACTTGCACCGATTTATGTTCCTTTAGTATTTGGACAGAAATGGATTCCCGCAATTCCCATATTGATTCTCATTTGTCTATCGGCAATCCCGCGCCCCTATGCAAATGCAGCATCCAAAGCACTTTGGGCTTTGGACAAACCAAGTTGGGATTTGATTTGGAATGTGCTGTTTACAATCATTTTTGCGATCGCGATTTGTATAGGTACAATCTGGCAAATCACAGGTGTAGCGGCATCGGTGATGCTTATTCATTGGGGGGCTATTCCCATATTTGTAATGTGGGTGAAGAAATACATCACCAAGCCTAATCTTCAGGAACAAACCTAA